The Engystomops pustulosus chromosome 1, aEngPut4.maternal, whole genome shotgun sequence genome has a window encoding:
- the LOC140109998 gene encoding RAC family serine/threonine-protein kinase homolog, with the protein MMCVEEQPFYSKGSVEEYHLSLMRDVPVFIPGMCPDTMSFIEGLLSKSPNERLPITSATRSHPFFISIDWSDVESGKANGSLTTGTSNIQDRLFSTDL; encoded by the exons ATGATGTGCGTAGAAGAACAACCATTCTACAGCAAAGGCTCAGTGGAGGAATATCACCTGTCACTGATGAGGGACGTCCCTGTTTTCATTCCTGGGATGTGCCCTGACACCATGAGCTTCATAGAAGGG CTCCTGAGCAAATCTCCAAATGAACGACTGCCAATAACATCTGCCACCAGATCCCACCCGTTCTTCATCTCTATTGACTGGAGTGATGTGGAGTCCGGCAAGGCCAATGGTTCTCT GACTACAGGCACCAGTAACATCCAGGACCGTTTATTCTCTACCGATTTATGA
- the LOC140125887 gene encoding uncharacterized protein, protein MMWTLLLITSVLIGRSLCCIPCDRRGKDLMDDYHTILNSQVDNNAEAFATMKSVSKGYEREVLDYLENEVQQLDEYTISEIVSEYKLAVEVIEKINVKDANLLYTIGRVFNKLKEKVKNIVQDGKPRRCPNKQGPKSCGLMVQEFINCKTCAKENVICAGGPPQNQEYFDRCSCLCNKQRCFDLITGKQCTACKDHREHLSETLKCGEQNIKVIEYEDVSLDCALDWHGRLEDSSYRNTFTKRPYFKAKVTEEAYLHLKAVHPDDAGTYTCTTTVKFDLPVSRIVYHVTVESPSLGEEIKFTPRPTLPDRLDLDGPEPPSTMAIVAITMGVGAAIVMVAGIGIAIWFVLRKIKKSKEPKEEEPV, encoded by the exons ATGATGTGGACTCTGCTGCTGATAACATCTGTCCTCATTGGCCGTTCCCTCTGCTGTATACCATGTGATCGCAGAGGGAAAGATCTAATGGATGATTATCATACCATCCTGAACAGCCAGGTGGACAATAATGCAGAGGCCTTCGCCACCATGAAGAGCGTTAGTAAAGGTTACGAGCGCGAAGTCCTGGACTACCTGGAAAATGAGGTCCAGCAGCTGG ATGAATACACCATATCGGAAATAGTATCCGAATATAAACTAGCTGTGGAAGTCATTGAAAAGATTAATGTAAAAG ATGCCAACCTTCTTTACACCATTGGACGTGTGTTCAACAAGCTGAAAGAAAAGGTCAAAAATATTGTCCAGGATGGAAAACCAA GGAGGTGCCCAAATAAACAGG GTCCAAAGAGCTGTG GTTTAATGGTGCAAGAATTTATCAACTGCAAGACCTGCGCCAAGGAGAATGTTATTTGTGCTGGAGGCCCTCCACAAAATCAAG AATACTTTGACCGGTGTAGCTGCCTGTGCAATAAACAGAGATGTTTCG ACCTAATCACCGGAAAGCAATGCACTGCCTGTAAGGACCACAGGGAACATCTGTCAGAGACTCTGAAATGTGGAG AGCAAAATATCAAAGTTATCGAATATGAGGATGTGTCCCTGGACTGTGCCCTTGACTGGCATGGCCGGCTGGAAGACTCCTCCTACAGAAACACCTTCACTAAG CGTCCGTACTTTAAAGCTAAAGTCACGGAAGAGGCCTATCTACACCTTAAAGCCGTACATCCGGACGACGCTGGCACGTACACTTGTACCACCACAGTGAAGTTTGATTTGCCGGTCAGCCGCATCGTCTATCACGTGACAG TTGAAAGCCCATCACTAGGGGAGGAAATCAAATTCACACCTCGCCCCACACTTCCTGATAGGCTTGACCTGGACGGTCCAGAACCACCGAGCACAATGGCCATAGTAGCAATAACTATGGGTGTCGGTGCTGCCATCGTGATGGTTGCTGGTATAGG CATCGCCATCTGGTTCGTcttaaggaaaataaaaaaatctaaagagCCTAAGGAAGAAGAGCCGGTGTGA